One window from the genome of Kaistella carnis encodes:
- a CDS encoding T9SS type A sorting domain-containing protein, with translation MKNTLFFGLSLFCTSLVMGQNATSIPQKSQTASSVDLPYSYGFETEDLDEWFVTNEGAGNIWERMTATSSTPDPSEGTYYMIYQFHPTDSANTYLYSRGLNLKAGRNITLQFDYQGVDYWFPEKMEVKIGTAATIAGQTTQLWIDEEIGNYPYETATVNFTVPADGVYYLSFRAFSDPDQFYLALDNIKVYENVLATQNATKSTLKFYPNPVKDILTISDVKEISSYTIFDISGKKVLSNSAKSSKLELNVSQLKPGMYIVKANSDGVLKTFKFIKK, from the coding sequence ATGAAGAATACTCTATTTTTTGGTCTTTCTCTATTTTGTACCTCTTTGGTAATGGGACAGAATGCCACCTCAATTCCACAAAAATCTCAGACTGCGTCAAGCGTTGATCTTCCTTACTCTTATGGTTTTGAAACCGAAGATCTGGATGAATGGTTTGTAACCAATGAAGGTGCTGGAAATATATGGGAACGTATGACGGCAACGTCTTCTACACCCGATCCTTCCGAAGGAACCTATTATATGATTTATCAGTTTCACCCGACAGATTCAGCTAATACCTATCTGTACTCCAGAGGTCTTAATTTGAAAGCGGGTAGAAACATCACCTTGCAATTCGACTATCAAGGAGTTGATTATTGGTTCCCAGAAAAGATGGAAGTGAAAATTGGTACCGCAGCAACCATTGCCGGGCAAACTACTCAACTATGGATTGATGAAGAGATAGGAAATTATCCTTACGAAACTGCGACTGTGAATTTCACCGTTCCTGCAGATGGCGTATATTATTTATCCTTTAGAGCATTTTCTGACCCCGATCAATTTTATTTGGCCTTAGATAATATTAAGGTTTACGAAAATGTTTTGGCAACTCAAAATGCAACTAAATCAACACTAAAATTTTATCCAAATCCGGTGAAAGATATACTTACCATTTCCGATGTTAAAGAAATTTCGAGTTATACCATCTTTGATATTTCTGGCAAAAAGGTTCTTTCCAATTCTGCCAAATCATCGAAACTGGAATTGAATGTTTCTCAGTTAAAACCTGGGATGTACATTGTTAAAGCAAATTCGGATGGCGTTTTAAAAACATTTAAATTTATTAAGAAATAA
- the fahA gene encoding fumarylacetoacetase, translated as MKSFINYPENSDFSIYNIPFGVAVFNQEYIACCTRIGDKVLDLATLYDYGFFDGIEGLTENVFEAYTLNEFIELGKPITNAVRLKIQEILSEDSKLAGDEKTIEECFYDFNQVQMMMPVHVPNYTDFYSSIEHATNVGKMFRGEDNALLPNWKHLPVGYHGRASSIVISGTEFHRPKGQMKPVGEENPIFGPCKQLDFELEMAFIVNKNTEMGDSISTSEAEDAIFGMVLFNDWSARDIQSWEYVPLGPFLGKNFCSTISPWVVTLEALKPFKTDSPKQEPEVLDYLKFEGQQNFDIQLQVYIQPENGEENLISESNYKFMYWNMLQQLAHHTVNGCNVEVGDMYASGTISGTEKSSFGSMLELTWRGTEPLKLSDGTERKFINDNDTVIMRGFAEKDGIRVGFGEVTGKVLAAK; from the coding sequence ATGAAATCATTTATCAACTATCCTGAAAATTCAGATTTTTCAATTTATAATATTCCGTTTGGTGTTGCTGTATTTAACCAGGAATACATTGCATGCTGCACAAGAATCGGCGACAAGGTGTTGGATTTGGCTACTTTATACGATTACGGTTTTTTTGACGGAATTGAAGGACTTACAGAAAATGTTTTTGAAGCCTATACTTTAAATGAATTTATAGAATTAGGAAAACCCATAACCAACGCGGTACGATTAAAAATTCAGGAAATATTAAGCGAAGATTCTAAACTTGCGGGCGACGAAAAAACGATTGAAGAATGTTTCTACGACTTTAATCAAGTTCAAATGATGATGCCGGTTCATGTTCCAAACTATACCGATTTCTACAGCAGCATCGAACACGCCACCAATGTTGGAAAAATGTTCCGTGGTGAAGATAATGCACTTCTTCCAAACTGGAAACATCTTCCGGTGGGTTATCATGGTCGTGCTTCTTCTATTGTAATTTCCGGCACCGAATTTCACCGTCCGAAAGGTCAGATGAAACCTGTTGGCGAGGAAAATCCAATTTTCGGACCTTGTAAGCAACTGGATTTCGAACTGGAAATGGCGTTCATCGTAAATAAAAACACAGAAATGGGCGACAGCATCTCCACTTCCGAAGCCGAAGATGCAATTTTTGGAATGGTTCTGTTTAATGACTGGTCGGCACGAGATATACAAAGTTGGGAATATGTTCCGCTGGGACCATTTTTAGGAAAAAACTTCTGCTCTACGATTTCGCCTTGGGTAGTTACTTTAGAAGCCTTGAAACCTTTTAAAACTGATTCTCCAAAACAGGAACCTGAAGTTTTAGACTATCTAAAATTCGAAGGTCAGCAGAATTTTGATATTCAACTTCAAGTTTATATTCAACCGGAAAATGGCGAAGAAAATTTAATTTCAGAAAGCAATTATAAATTCATGTATTGGAATATGCTACAGCAACTGGCTCATCATACCGTAAATGGTTGTAACGTAGAAGTTGGTGACATGTATGCTTCAGGAACCATTTCCGGAACTGAGAAAAGTTCATTCGGCTCAATGCTCGAACTGACTTGGAGAGGAACTGAACCTTTGAAATTATCAGATGGAACCGAACGTAAATTTATTAATGATAATGATACGGTGATTATGAGAGGTTTTGCGGAGAAAGATGGTATCCGAGTTGGTTTTGGAGAAGTGACAGGTAAAGTGTTGGCTGCAAAATAA
- a CDS encoding TerC family protein, with product MMLLSVLEFPDFAQPQIWISLLTLTFLEIILGVDNIIFISIISDKLPKARQKFARNIGLTFAMVFRVGLLLMINWIIGLKEPILTLPFLEEPGTDLPLALSWKDLILLLGGIFLIGKSTFEIHGKMQLHDENHKPKSAGSSLMTMVIIQIILIDMVFSLDSILTAIGLVDNVMLMIIAVVISIGIMMAFAGPISAIINKYPSLQMLALAFLVVIGVMLVAEGIHQHVSKNIIYSCLAFSLLVEVLNIKLRNNQNKKALKLNPDLNADLSIKEDGE from the coding sequence ATGATGTTATTGTCGGTCCTCGAATTTCCTGATTTTGCACAACCGCAGATCTGGATCAGTTTGTTAACGCTTACTTTTTTAGAGATTATTCTAGGGGTTGATAACATCATCTTTATTTCCATCATTTCCGATAAATTACCAAAAGCCCGACAAAAGTTTGCCCGTAATATCGGATTGACTTTCGCAATGGTTTTTCGCGTTGGATTATTATTGATGATCAACTGGATTATCGGTTTGAAAGAACCGATTTTAACCTTACCATTTTTAGAAGAACCGGGAACTGATTTACCATTGGCGCTAAGTTGGAAAGATCTCATCCTATTACTTGGAGGTATTTTCTTAATAGGTAAAAGTACCTTTGAAATTCACGGTAAAATGCAGTTACACGATGAGAATCACAAACCGAAATCTGCGGGTTCTTCCCTGATGACGATGGTGATTATTCAGATCATTTTGATCGATATGGTTTTCTCCCTTGATTCCATTCTTACTGCGATTGGGTTGGTAGATAATGTAATGTTAATGATTATCGCAGTTGTAATTTCAATAGGAATTATGATGGCGTTTGCCGGTCCTATTTCAGCGATTATTAATAAATATCCAAGTTTACAAATGTTGGCGCTTGCCTTTTTAGTCGTGATTGGCGTCATGTTAGTTGCCGAGGGAATTCATCAGCATGTAAGTAAAAATATTATTTATTCATGTCTTGCTTTCAGTTTATTGGTAGAAGTTTTAAACATCAAATTGAGAAATAATCAAAATAAAAAAGCGTTGAAATTGAATCCGGATCTTAATGCAGATTTAAGTATTAAAGAAGACGGCGAATAA
- a CDS encoding AOC03_06830 family ribosome hibernation factor, translating into MNKKLNELKKVNAENCVTLILNTHRTAPDNQKDAIMLKNLIKEAEERLMNSLDKKTAQTIVESLTNLEATIDHSHNLESLVLFVNAEKEIAEYLRLPIPVVDRVIIGDTFATRDLLRAIHLTSSYYVLVLSQQKVRFIQAMNDQVIKEITSPFPIENTDFHTSSSIEASDAGRQTNLIAEFFNRVDKQVNIIRKENPLPVLICTEEANFYEYLKIADEKESILETYLNGNRLEEKAGAIVKEAWPIIKEHVEKSNIERKEDLDKAVGTGRFLSDVNEIMSAIKEGKVQTLFVQQGLFQPAVLENGSVNLLSENDEKPKEMIDDIFDEMIEMNMNYGGDAVFLPKGSLEKFNGFGAITRY; encoded by the coding sequence ATGAACAAGAAATTAAATGAACTGAAGAAAGTTAATGCTGAAAATTGCGTAACGCTAATTTTGAACACGCACCGAACTGCTCCCGACAATCAGAAAGATGCGATCATGCTGAAAAACCTGATTAAGGAAGCAGAGGAAAGACTGATGAATTCCTTAGACAAAAAGACAGCACAAACCATCGTGGAAAGCCTAACGAATCTGGAAGCAACCATTGATCATTCTCATAACTTAGAAAGCCTGGTGCTTTTTGTAAACGCTGAAAAGGAAATTGCAGAATATCTGCGCCTGCCGATTCCGGTTGTAGACCGTGTAATCATTGGAGACACCTTTGCAACGCGGGATTTACTGCGAGCGATTCACCTGACTTCCAGTTATTATGTTTTGGTTTTAAGCCAGCAAAAAGTCCGTTTCATCCAGGCAATGAATGATCAGGTCATCAAAGAAATTACCAGTCCTTTCCCTATTGAAAACACCGACTTCCATACTTCGTCCAGCATTGAGGCATCAGATGCCGGTCGCCAAACGAATTTGATTGCAGAGTTTTTTAACCGCGTTGATAAACAAGTGAATATCATCCGAAAAGAAAATCCACTTCCGGTTTTGATTTGTACGGAAGAAGCAAACTTCTACGAATATTTAAAAATTGCCGATGAAAAAGAAAGTATTTTAGAAACGTATCTAAACGGTAACAGATTAGAAGAAAAAGCAGGAGCAATCGTAAAAGAGGCTTGGCCAATCATAAAAGAACATGTTGAAAAAAGTAATATCGAGCGAAAAGAAGATCTCGATAAAGCCGTGGGAACCGGACGTTTCTTAAGCGATGTAAATGAAATTATGTCGGCTATTAAAGAAGGAAAAGTCCAAACGCTCTTTGTACAGCAGGGATTATTTCAACCTGCAGTACTAGAAAACGGTTCTGTCAATCTTCTAAGTGAGAATGACGAAAAACCAAAGGAAATGATCGATGATATTTTCGATGAAATGATTGAAATGAACATGAACTACGGCGGAGACGCAGTCTTTTTACCAAAAGGTTCATTGGAAAAATTCAATGGTTTTGGAGCAATTACAAGATATTAA
- a CDS encoding flavin reductase family protein, translating to MKTISPLDLNNFQLQTLLQTAIAPRPIALASTVDKDGNVNLSPFSFFNMFSSNPPVVIFSPARRVRDNTTKHTLENVLEVPEVVIGIVNYKIVQQISLASTEYGKEVNEFIKSGLTMKDADLVMPKLIEECPVNLECKALEIKHLGTEGGAGNLVICEIIKIHVREEYLNEEGNLDQKKLDLVARLGGNWYSRNNADNLFEVPKPLVTKGIGFDRLPDEIKLSDIFTGNDLGMLANVEELPTGNFSSDESIHIEAQKLLHQNQIAEAWEILKQ from the coding sequence ATGAAAACAATATCTCCTTTAGACTTAAACAACTTTCAACTGCAAACTCTTCTGCAGACCGCGATTGCACCACGGCCGATTGCTTTGGCCTCGACTGTTGATAAAGACGGGAACGTGAATTTAAGTCCGTTCAGTTTTTTTAATATGTTTAGTTCGAACCCGCCGGTTGTAATTTTTTCGCCGGCAAGAAGAGTTCGCGACAATACCACGAAACATACTTTGGAAAATGTACTGGAAGTTCCGGAAGTTGTCATCGGAATTGTTAACTATAAAATCGTACAGCAGATTTCACTGGCTTCAACAGAATACGGGAAAGAAGTTAATGAGTTCATAAAATCCGGCCTGACGATGAAAGATGCAGATTTGGTAATGCCGAAACTGATTGAGGAATGTCCCGTGAATTTAGAATGTAAAGCTTTAGAAATTAAACACTTGGGAACAGAAGGTGGCGCCGGAAATTTGGTTATTTGCGAAATCATTAAAATTCATGTTCGCGAAGAATATTTGAATGAGGAAGGAAATTTAGATCAGAAAAAGTTAGATCTTGTCGCAAGATTAGGCGGAAACTGGTATTCCAGAAATAATGCCGATAATTTATTTGAAGTTCCAAAACCTTTAGTAACGAAAGGAATTGGTTTTGACAGATTACCGGATGAAATTAAATTAAGCGACATTTTCACAGGAAATGATCTGGGAATGCTCGCAAACGTGGAAGAACTGCCGACGGGAAATTTCAGTAGTGATGAATCGATCCATATCGAAGCACAAAAACTCCTCCACCAAAATCAAATTGCGGAAGCCTGGGAAATTTTAAAACAATAA
- a CDS encoding TMEM175 family protein, giving the protein MLSLPHHPHKQDFQVERLIFFSDAVFAIAITILVIDLKVPIVSENATEGQFLNEFAKQIPQLLGFVMSFFLIGIYWTAHHNMFGYVINYSKRLLWINLIFLFTIVIMPFTTAIYSEYSVT; this is encoded by the coding sequence ATGCTATCTTTACCTCATCATCCTCACAAGCAAGACTTTCAGGTCGAACGTTTGATATTTTTCAGTGATGCTGTTTTTGCTATAGCCATCACGATTTTAGTGATTGACTTGAAAGTTCCAATCGTGTCGGAAAATGCGACGGAGGGACAGTTTTTAAATGAATTCGCAAAGCAGATTCCGCAACTGTTAGGATTTGTAATGAGTTTTTTCCTTATTGGAATTTATTGGACTGCCCACCACAATATGTTTGGCTACGTCATCAATTATTCAAAAAGGTTGCTTTGGATCAACTTAATTTTTCTTTTCACGATTGTGATAATGCCTTTTACAACGGCAATCTACAGCGAATATTCGGTGACATAA
- a CDS encoding T9SS type A sorting domain-containing protein: protein MKKLYFMALGFASLLFSAQQTISFENSENYTLGSVHNQNGWEVTLNSEEQPINNQEVSNEFATEGTNALKISVDENEDFGWFPIFGAAKQLSSSYDFNNLTVEFDVYISELEGSTFEFGTWGIAGDEFMPISVYSFNYTGNTEIVTSEDYDYDTADFTWEPNTWYHLKTEITADSIKYYINNNLVYTGENFSKTNLEGLNFVHDNFAGSAYIDNIKINNENLSVNTVKSQKLMIYPNPVKEVLNVKIPEGEKIRSLEIYNVLGQKVAQFTDQREISLHTLKSGIYVLKVLTDKGSLYNTKIIKE, encoded by the coding sequence ATGAAGAAACTTTATTTTATGGCTTTGGGATTTGCATCCCTTTTATTTAGCGCACAGCAAACGATTTCGTTTGAAAATTCAGAAAATTACACCTTGGGTTCTGTCCATAATCAAAACGGATGGGAAGTTACGCTCAACAGTGAAGAACAACCGATTAACAATCAGGAAGTCTCCAACGAATTTGCTACGGAAGGAACAAATGCTTTAAAAATATCTGTTGATGAAAATGAAGATTTTGGTTGGTTCCCTATCTTCGGTGCTGCGAAACAATTGTCTTCGAGCTATGATTTTAATAATTTGACGGTAGAATTTGACGTCTACATTTCAGAATTAGAAGGTTCAACATTTGAATTTGGAACTTGGGGTATAGCAGGCGATGAATTTATGCCAATTTCGGTATATTCATTTAATTATACAGGAAACACGGAGATCGTAACCAGTGAAGATTACGATTACGACACTGCTGATTTTACGTGGGAACCTAATACCTGGTATCACTTAAAAACTGAAATTACAGCAGATTCTATCAAGTATTATATTAATAATAATTTGGTTTATACCGGCGAAAACTTTTCTAAAACCAATTTGGAAGGATTAAATTTCGTACATGATAATTTCGCGGGCTCAGCATATATTGATAACATTAAAATTAACAATGAAAACCTGTCTGTAAATACAGTAAAAAGTCAAAAGTTAATGATCTATCCCAATCCTGTGAAAGAGGTCCTAAACGTAAAAATACCTGAAGGAGAAAAAATTAGATCTCTTGAAATTTATAATGTACTGGGACAAAAAGTAGCTCAATTTACAGATCAAAGAGAGATTTCACTCCACACCTTAAAATCAGGTATTTATGTGCTGAAGGTTCTTACCGATAAAGGCTCACTTTATAACACAAAAATTATTAAAGAATAA
- the hppD gene encoding 4-hydroxyphenylpyruvate dioxygenase — protein sequence MSTLTFAEKIAKAENFLPINGTDYIEFYVGNAKQAAHYYKTAFGFQSVAYAGPETGVRDRASYVLQQGKIRLVLTSGLKADSPICEHQKKHGDGVKVLALWVDDAYSAFEETTKRGAKPYLEPTTLTDDNGEVRMSGIYTYGETVHMFVERKNYKGDFMPGYRKWETVYNPTDVGLLYVDHCVGNVGWNRMIPVVKWYEDVMGFVNILSFDDKQINTEYSALMSKVMSNGNGFAKFPINEPAEGKKKSQVEEYLDFYEDEGVQHIAVATKDIIKTVMELKSRGVEFLSPPPEAYYEMVPERVGHIDEDLKKLQDLGILIDHDEEGYLLQIFTKPVEDRPTLFFEIIERHGAQSFGAGNFKALFEALEREQELRGNL from the coding sequence ATGTCTACACTTACCTTCGCTGAAAAAATTGCAAAAGCAGAAAATTTCCTGCCTATTAACGGAACAGATTATATTGAATTTTATGTCGGAAATGCAAAGCAAGCCGCGCACTATTATAAAACCGCATTCGGTTTTCAATCGGTAGCTTACGCCGGTCCCGAAACTGGAGTTAGAGACCGTGCATCTTACGTTTTACAACAGGGAAAAATTAGATTGGTCCTTACCTCAGGTCTTAAAGCGGATTCTCCTATCTGCGAGCATCAGAAAAAACATGGCGATGGAGTAAAAGTTCTTGCACTTTGGGTTGATGATGCGTATTCTGCCTTCGAAGAAACCACGAAACGTGGCGCTAAACCTTATTTAGAACCTACTACTTTAACCGACGACAATGGTGAAGTTCGTATGTCGGGAATCTATACCTATGGCGAAACCGTGCATATGTTTGTGGAACGTAAAAATTATAAAGGAGATTTTATGCCGGGTTACAGAAAATGGGAAACGGTCTACAATCCTACCGATGTAGGTCTTTTGTATGTCGATCACTGTGTAGGAAATGTCGGTTGGAACCGCATGATCCCGGTTGTAAAGTGGTATGAAGATGTAATGGGATTTGTAAATATTTTAAGTTTTGATGATAAACAAATCAACACTGAATATTCTGCTCTGATGTCTAAAGTGATGAGTAATGGAAATGGTTTTGCAAAATTTCCGATCAATGAACCTGCGGAAGGAAAGAAAAAATCTCAGGTTGAAGAATACCTTGATTTTTATGAAGACGAAGGAGTTCAACACATTGCAGTCGCAACCAAAGACATTATAAAAACAGTAATGGAGCTGAAATCCCGCGGCGTAGAATTTTTATCGCCACCACCGGAAGCTTATTACGAAATGGTTCCGGAACGAGTGGGCCACATTGACGAAGATTTGAAGAAATTACAGGATTTAGGAATTTTGATCGACCATGATGAAGAAGGTTATCTTTTACAGATCTTTACTAAACCGGTAGAAGACCGTCCTACTCTTTTCTTTGAAATCATAGAACGTCACGGCGCACAAAGTTTCGGTGCCGGAAACTTCAAAGCTCTATTTGAAGCCCTGGAAAGAGAACAGGAATTAAGAGGAAACTTATAA
- a CDS encoding thioredoxin-like domain-containing protein gives MKNRSTLAMAFKAEWLKIKGLGLISLAVIFALLIPLLFFTIGIFSENARVYDGLLTNVATKDIKESIGQLGGFFMLLLIIIAATRITQIDHKNNGWTFLETQPVSKLNIYSAKFLVLTLLTLIMFAVYFLATTLFSNLMILIFPQDGLQLGIDFYFQFQSFVRLFVLSLCIISFQLMLSTIIPGFVWPFAIGFVGFVINIVAAVRQETYDFIPYNNVQTGLKFKDSFALNHFFNYTEYLSLFWTVLFFIIGYFWYSRRGFKSAFLNNTRSKVFTTIGIMVFAGIYFFLTKPVHPQKFPDHSVISGTIEAPKSVKNVTIISQEFGEKIIDIPVVDGSFIWDSKEDLPFANYTINYEGKSYPFLISKGDQVHFDIKMDAKQSAVVVKGTRKAEDLFRKMDRDDSSFYNYIVPEKLYSDKPDVFYKEAQKEWKDEMKNLDDFRTAENIYLADDFKQFQMQKKATRMLSTLYDYQKMTSFTDRKFAPDSSFVTELENLIQKPSPLLYSDDLYKSWKLKELLPKEGNKNSDSIVFVKLWKMPSGVAKDQLLATQMLKMMNLENDESKRNLIFEENINGIQNLKFKNFVTKSLEVINNQQKGKAFPEISFENTDGKKVSISQFKGKYVVIDFWATWCGPCKETSPVFEYQAKKWRNNDQIVFLSASIDEDKTKWKLDLKNTQSNVKQWWVADSKMLKELGVNNIPRFMMLDPDGKIFNSNMPRPNETNFVDILDKVSDKSYNYRAEVY, from the coding sequence ATGAAGAACAGATCTACTTTAGCAATGGCTTTCAAAGCAGAATGGCTCAAAATAAAAGGTTTAGGTTTAATATCGCTTGCGGTTATTTTTGCTTTACTGATTCCGCTCTTATTTTTTACAATCGGTATTTTTAGCGAAAATGCCCGTGTTTATGATGGGCTTTTAACCAATGTCGCTACCAAAGATATTAAGGAATCAATAGGGCAATTAGGTGGTTTTTTCATGTTGTTATTAATCATTATTGCCGCGACCAGAATTACACAGATTGATCATAAAAATAACGGTTGGACTTTCCTGGAAACGCAACCCGTTTCTAAATTGAATATCTACAGTGCTAAATTTTTGGTATTGACTTTACTCACTCTCATTATGTTTGCGGTTTATTTTTTGGCCACCACGCTGTTTTCAAATTTGATGATTCTGATTTTTCCGCAAGATGGATTGCAACTGGGCATCGATTTTTATTTTCAATTTCAATCTTTCGTGAGATTGTTCGTTTTGAGTTTATGTATTATTTCTTTTCAGTTAATGTTGTCAACGATTATTCCTGGTTTTGTCTGGCCATTTGCAATCGGATTTGTTGGGTTTGTAATTAATATTGTTGCTGCAGTAAGGCAGGAAACTTATGATTTCATTCCTTATAATAATGTACAAACTGGTTTAAAATTTAAAGATTCATTTGCGTTAAATCACTTTTTTAATTATACAGAATATTTGAGTTTATTTTGGACCGTCTTGTTTTTCATCATCGGATATTTTTGGTACAGCAGAAGAGGATTTAAAAGTGCTTTTCTAAATAATACACGATCAAAAGTGTTTACAACAATAGGAATCATGGTGTTTGCAGGTATTTACTTTTTTCTAACTAAACCTGTTCATCCTCAAAAATTTCCTGATCATTCTGTAATAAGTGGAACTATCGAAGCTCCGAAATCCGTTAAAAATGTAACGATAATTTCTCAGGAGTTTGGTGAAAAAATAATTGATATCCCAGTTGTAGATGGCTCGTTTATTTGGGATTCCAAAGAAGATCTTCCTTTTGCAAATTATACCATTAATTATGAAGGTAAGTCTTACCCGTTCTTAATTAGCAAAGGTGATCAGGTTCATTTTGACATAAAAATGGATGCGAAACAATCTGCTGTGGTGGTCAAGGGGACAAGAAAAGCCGAAGATCTTTTTAGAAAAATGGATCGTGATGATTCTTCATTTTATAATTATATCGTACCGGAAAAGCTGTATTCTGATAAGCCTGATGTTTTTTATAAGGAAGCCCAAAAAGAGTGGAAGGATGAAATGAAAAACTTAGATGATTTCCGGACTGCAGAGAATATCTATTTGGCGGATGATTTTAAGCAATTTCAAATGCAGAAGAAAGCTACGAGAATGCTTTCTACCCTTTATGATTATCAAAAAATGACCTCTTTTACCGATAGAAAATTTGCACCTGATAGTTCATTTGTCACCGAGTTAGAGAATTTAATTCAGAAACCAAGTCCGTTATTATATTCAGATGATTTGTATAAATCCTGGAAATTAAAAGAGCTTTTACCGAAAGAAGGAAATAAAAACTCAGATAGCATTGTCTTTGTTAAATTATGGAAAATGCCCTCTGGCGTTGCAAAAGATCAGTTGTTAGCTACGCAAATGCTCAAAATGATGAATCTGGAAAATGATGAATCTAAAAGAAATCTAATTTTTGAGGAAAATATTAATGGTATTCAAAATCTGAAGTTTAAGAATTTTGTGACCAAAAGTTTAGAAGTCATTAATAATCAGCAAAAAGGTAAAGCTTTTCCAGAAATATCTTTTGAAAACACCGATGGAAAAAAGGTGAGTATTTCTCAGTTCAAGGGGAAATATGTGGTGATTGATTTTTGGGCAACATGGTGTGGGCCGTGCAAGGAAACCTCGCCGGTTTTTGAATATCAGGCGAAGAAGTGGCGAAACAATGATCAAATTGTGTTTTTATCCGCAAGTATCGATGAAGATAAAACTAAGTGGAAACTAGATCTTAAGAATACGCAATCTAATGTGAAACAATGGTGGGTTGCAGATTCTAAAATGTTGAAAGAACTTGGCGTAAACAATATTCCGAGATTTATGATGCTGGATCCAGATGGCAAGATTTTCAATTCGAATATGCCTCGCCCGAATGAAACTAATTTTGTAGATATTTTGGATAAAGTATCTGATAAAAGCTACAATTACAGAGCTGAGGTTTATTAA
- a CDS encoding alpha/beta hydrolase family protein: MKLNTDRNIIIKNSETRDFLADAFYPESEEKLPVVIFAHGYKGYKDWGAWDLMAKKFAEAGFFFVKFNFSHNGTTIEQPKDFADLEAFGNNNFSKEMSDYDEVLNHFYNHPKIDQDKIAIIGHSRGGGITVIKAFEDERVKLLIALAGVSNFKYRFPTQDRFEDWKNSGVMYSENKRTHQQMPHYFQFYEDFEKNENRFDIQYAAQHLEKPFLIVQGTNDEAVRDKEATLLNEWCKTSELILLENTNHTFGAKEPWTENDLPQDLEKATLLMIKFIKEHFQSSM; the protein is encoded by the coding sequence ATGAAACTCAATACCGACCGAAATATCATCATTAAAAATTCTGAAACACGTGATTTTTTAGCCGATGCTTTTTACCCTGAAAGTGAAGAGAAATTACCAGTCGTTATTTTTGCTCACGGTTACAAAGGATATAAAGATTGGGGCGCTTGGGATTTGATGGCGAAGAAATTTGCAGAAGCCGGATTTTTCTTTGTTAAATTTAATTTCTCTCATAACGGAACAACCATTGAACAACCCAAAGATTTTGCAGATTTAGAAGCCTTTGGAAATAATAACTTTTCTAAGGAAATGTCAGATTACGATGAGGTTTTGAATCACTTTTATAATCATCCGAAAATAGATCAAGATAAGATTGCAATCATTGGTCACAGTCGTGGTGGAGGAATTACAGTCATCAAAGCCTTCGAAGATGAACGGGTGAAATTGCTTATTGCTTTAGCAGGAGTCAGTAATTTTAAATATAGATTTCCAACGCAAGATCGTTTTGAAGACTGGAAAAATTCGGGCGTCATGTATTCTGAAAACAAAAGAACGCATCAACAAATGCCGCATTACTTTCAATTCTATGAAGACTTTGAAAAGAATGAAAACCGGTTTGATATTCAATACGCTGCACAACATTTAGAAAAACCTTTTTTGATCGTTCAGGGAACAAATGATGAAGCCGTAAGAGATAAAGAAGCAACGCTGTTGAATGAATGGTGTAAAACCTCTGAATTGATTCTTTTAGAAAATACAAACCATACTTTTGGAGCCAAAGAACCTTGGACTGAAAATGATCTTCCACAGGATTTAGAAAAAGCAACATTATTAATGATTAAGTTTATTAAAGAACATTTTCAAAGTTCAATGTGA